The DNA sequence ATGGCCCACACCTTGCGGTGCCCCCACGCCGGGTGCGCGAGCGCATGCCGCCGGGCCGCCTCACGCACGTTCTGCCGGGCCGGGCGCGGCCACGGCCGCTTGACCGGGGAACCGGCCCGGGCGCGGGCCTGCCAGCGCCGCCAGGACCGCTCGGGCACGCCGACCAGCCAGCAGAACCTCGTGGTCGGCATGCCCGCCTCCACACGGATCACCTCGAGGTCCTCGAAGGGCCCAGGCGGCCCTCCGCGGACTTCTTCCACACCCGGACCTCCAGGTGCGCCTCACCCAGGGCCTGGGTCAGCTCGGCGACCTCGGCCTCCAACTGCTGCTCCCGCGTCGAGGGCCCCGACTTCCCCGCCACCAGGCCGGTCTTGCCGGCCTCGAGGAACTGCCGCTTCCAGTTCCCGACGGACTGCTCGGACACCTTCGCCCGCCGGGCGGCCTCGGCGACGGTGACCTCGCCGGCTAGGACCGACAACACGATCCTGGACTTCTCCTCCACCGGAACGGCTGGTGGTCTTGCCATGAACGATCAGAATCCTCACAGGTCAGGCCCGCAAGCAACGGGCCCTGCCACAAAGTCTGACGCGCGACACCCAGGACCCGCGGCACGACCAGCGCCGGGAGCTCGATCCTGCGCAGGACGCGCAGCGCGGTCTCTCGCCGCAGGCGCATGCCGAGAGCGGGGGCGAGCCGGGCCGAGGCGCGCCCCGCGAGCTCGGTCACCACGGCCTCGAGGGCTTCGGTCAGCCGGGCCGTGCGCCGTTGATAACGCTCGAGCACGCCCGGGACCTGCTCACGGAACGTCCTGCGCGGGCAGTGCGGCGACTGGCAGACCAGGCGCCGCACCCGGACCCGCAGCACGACCCGCAGCCCAGCGACGGGCAGGTCAGCCGGCGCGCGCTCGTGCCAGGCATGCAACCGCGTCGACGGCTGACTACAGACCGGGCAACCCGCTGGCCCGCCACGTGTCGTCACGGCGAGGACGAGCCCGCCCTCGCCCTCCTCCACGTCCTGGACGATCAGCCCGTCCAGCCCCGCGAACACCGCCCTGACCAGCACCGACGCATCGAGCACGGCAGATCATTACAGATCCGCCAACCGCCATCGGACACCACCGAAAGTGCGCCAGAGCCGCTGGCTTTACAGACCCCAGGCCGGGACTTCCGCAGGAACGGTGGGTGAGCCCAGCGGTTTCTAGTTGTTCGCCGGCTCGAGTCGGCCAGCGAAGGTGATGGCGAACGCGTTCAGTGCGGGCTTCCACCTGATCATCCAGCGTGCCCTGCCGCCCCCGGTCGGGTCCAGGGACCGGGTGACCAGGTAGAGGCACCGTAGCGCGGACGCCTCGTTGGGGAAGTGCCCGCGGGCGCGCACGGCCCGTCGGTACCGGGCGTTGATCGACTCGATCGCGTTCGTCGTGCAGATCACGCGGCGGATCTCCACGTCGTAGGCGAGGAAGGGCACGAACTCAGCCCACGCGTTCTCCCAGAGCTTCACGATGGCCGGGTAGCGCCCGCCCCACTCTTGTGTGAACTCCGCGAACCGCTCCCGAGCGGCGGCCTCCGTGGGCGCGGTGTAGACCGGCTTGAGCGCCTTGACGATGCCGTCGCGGTGTTGCCGGCCGGCGTAGCGGAACGAGTTGCGGATCAGGTGCACGACGCACTGCTGGACGATCGTGCGCTCCCACACGGTGGTGATCGCGTCGGGCAGGCCCTTGAGCCCGTCGCACACAGCGATCAGGACGTCGTCCACGCCGCGGTTCTTGATCTCGGTGAGGACCTGGAGCCAGAACCGTGCCCCTTCGGCGCCGTCACCGGCCCAGATCCCCAGGATGTCCCGCTCACCGTCCGTGGTGACGCCCATGACGACGTAGAAGGAGGTGTTACGCACCTGCCCGTCACGGACCTTGACGACGATCGCGTCGACGAAGATCACCGGGAAGACGCGGTCGAGCGGCCGGTTGGCCCACTCGGCCATCTCCCCAGACACCTTCTCCGCGATGCGGCCGATGGTGTCCTGGGAGACCTTCGCGCCGTACACATCGTCGAAATGCGCGGCGATCTCTCCGGTCGTCAGCCCACGCGCGGACAAAGACAAGACGAGCGCGTCGATACCGTCCAAACGGCGCTTGCGCTTGGGCACGACGACCGGCTCGAATGTGCCCTCCCGGTCCCGCGGGACCTCGATCTCGACCGGGCCGATCTCCGTGAGCACGGTCTTGGCGCGGGTGCCGTTGCGCATGTTCGTCCCCGCCGGGACGCCGCCGTGCTCGTGACCGAGGTGCTCGGTCATCTCGGCCTCCAACGCCGTCTGAAGCACCTGCCTGGTCAGCGAGGCGAGCAGCCCGCCGGGCCCAACCAGAGAGACTCCCTGGGACTTGGCCTGCGCGAGCAACTGCTGCGCGAGCTCGCGCTCATCGATGATCTCTCCGGTCACCTGATCGATCATCAGATCCGGGTCCTGCTCGACCGCCGCAGCGGTCATGGTCGTGTCTGTCACAGCCCTACCTCTCGGTCAGGCTGAGCCACCCACCGTTCCTGCGGAAGTCCCGGAAACACGGCGTTGGCCCGGCCGGTGTGGGTGGGTCTGTACGGTCTGCGGTGTATCTCCTGACCAGGAGGAACACGGATGAGTACGCAGGTCGACATGGTCGCGGAGGCGATCAGCGAGGAGCAGGTGCACGTGACGACGACGCCGCAGGCGCCGCAGTTGGACAAGACGCTGATCGCTCAGCTGGTTGGTGACGCGCAGGCGTCCGGGCTGGGCATCGATGGGGAGAACGGGTTGTTGGCGCAGCTGACGAAGCTGGTCCTGGAGTCCGCGCTCGAGGGTGAGCTGACTGCTCACCTGGGCTACGAGAAGCACGAGAAGGGCGCCTCGACGGACGGCAACGCCCGTAACGGCACCCGTGCGAAGACGGTGCTGACCAAGGGCGGCCCGGTGCAGGTCGAGGTGCCCCGGGACCGGGCGGGGACGTTCGAGCCGGTCGTGGTCGCCAAGCGGCAGCGCAGGTTGGGGTCGATCGAGGACATCGTGCTGTCGTTGTCGGCTCGGGGGATGACGCACGGGGACATCAGCGCGCACCTGGCCGACGTGTACGGCTCGGAGGTGTCGAAGACGACGATCTCGACGATCACGGACAAGGTCCTGGACGAGATGGCCGAATGGCAGTCCCGGCCCCTGGACCCGGTGTATCCGGTGGTGTTCGTTGACTGCATCCACGTCAAGGTGCGTGACGGGCAGGTCGCCAACCGGCCGATCTACGTCGCACTGGCCGTGACCGTCGACGGGAACCGGGACATCCTGGGGCTGTGGGCCGGGGACGGTGGTGAGGGCGCGAAGTACTGGCAGCAGGTCCTGACCGAGATCAAGAACCGCGGCGTGCAGGACCTCCTCATGCTCGTGTGTGACGGCCTGAAGGGGCTGCCCGACTCCGTGAGCGCCGTGTGGCCGGACACCATCGTGCAGACCTGCGTCGTGCATCTGATGCGGGCCAGCTTCCGGTACGCCGCCCGGCAGGACTGGGACGCGATCTCCCGGGACCTGAAGCCCGTCTACCAGGCCGCGACCGTCGAGGGGGCCGAGGAACGCTTCTTGGAGTTCTCCGAGAAGTGGGGCGCCAAGTACCCCGCGATCGTGCGGCTGTGGACGAACGCGTGGGCCGAGTTCGTCCCGTTCCTCCAGTTCGACCGGGAGATCCGCCGGATCGTGTGCACGACGAACGCGATCGAGTCGGTCAACGCCCGGATCCGTAAGGCCGTGCGTGCCCGCGGGCACTTCCCGAACGAGCAGGCCGCGCTCAAGTGCGTCTACCTCGCCGTCATGGCCCTGGACCCCACCGGCAGGGGACGAGCCCGCTGGACCCAACGCTGGAAGGGCGCGCTGAACGCGTTCGACATCACCTTCGACGGTCGGCTCACCGCCGGCCGCCGCTGACCAACAACACCCAGAGATACACCGCTGGCTTTACAGACCCGTGTGGGTCGGCGGGGCCAACGCCGGTGGTGGGTTATCAGGGCGCGTAGGGGGAGTTTTCGGCGAGGTTGCTGAGTTGGGTGGCGAGGGTGTCGCTGATGGCGCCGGTGCCGCCGAGGATGATGATGCGGCGGGGCAGGATGCGTTTGATCTCGGCGATGACCTCGGGGCTGGCGGTGTTGGTGCGGGTGAGCAGGACGGGTCCGTCGAGGTGTCCGGCTGCTGCGGCGCCGGCGAGGGCGTCGGGGAAGTCGAGGCCGTTGGCGATGTAGAGGGTCTCGACGCCGTTCAGGTTGGGGTTCGTCTTGGTGTAGGTGGCCTGGCTGATGGCGGCGGAGGTCGCGAAGCGGTCGGCGCCGGCTTGGCGGGTGACGGTCGTGGCGTACGACTTGAGCTGGTTCAGGACGGTGTCGCTGATGGCTCCGGTGCCGCCGAGCACGACGATGCGGGTGGGCTTGAGTCGCTTGAGGTCGGTGGCGACGTCGGCGCTGATGCTGTCGGTGCGGGTGAGCAGGACGGGTCCGCCGAGGTGTCCGGCTGCTGCGGCGCCGGCGAGGGCGTCGGGGAAGGTGAGGCCGTTGGCGATGTAGGCGACCGGGACGCCGGGGCTGTAGGTGGCCTTGCTGATGGCGGCGGAGGTCGCGAAGCGGTCGGCGCCGGCTTGGCGGGTGATGGTCGTGGCGTACGACTTGAGCTGGTTCAGGACGGTGTCGCTGATGGCTCCGGTGCCGCCGAGCACGACGATGCGGGTGGGCTTGAGTCGCGTGAGTTCGGCGCTGATCTCGGCGCTGATGCTGTCGGTGCGGGTGAGCAGGACGGGTCCGCCGAGGTGTCCGGCTGCTGCGGCGCCGGCGAGGGCGTCGGGGAAGGTGAGGCCGTTGGCGATGTAGGCGACGGGGACGCCGGGGGTGTAGGTGGCCTGGCTGATGGCGGCGGAGGTCGCGAACCGGTCGGCGCCTGCCTGGCGCTTGACGCCCGACAGCGCGGGTCCGGGCACGGTGCCGCACGTGTCGGGGATGACGATGTTGGTCGCCTCCGCGGCCGTGTTCGCCCCACCCGCGAAGTACTCCTCGCCATCGTAGTAAAGCGCGACGTCATAGGAGCCGGGGGCGAGCCCGGTTACTGAATAGGCGCCTGACGCGCTGACCAAGAAGTTGGTGCTGCGGGTGACAAGGTCCGGGTCGGAGTCGTTGAAGACCACCGCCCGCGCGTTGTTGTTGACGGGCAGCCCAGTGAACGACCCGGTCACGACGCCGCACTGCGAGGCCTTGAAGTCGATTCCCGTCGCGCTCTGGCCCTCGGTGAGAGTCAGAGGAGAGGCCTGGGCGAACTTCACCGTTCCCTGGGGTGACCCAGCCTTGTAGTACACACCGGTGCTCAGTGAGTAGCCGCTGTCTCGATTGAACCCCACGAAGTAGGTCCCCTCCAGGGGCGGGAACCCAGCGATGAACGAGTACACCCCGTTGCGCGCGATCCACCCGTCCCTCAATGGGAGCGTCGTCATGAGGCTCGCGTTGTCAGAGCCGTACAAGGTCAGCGCAGGGGGATACGACTCATTCTCCGGCACTCCTGACACCGTGCCAGTGATCGTGTCTGGCGGCACGTCGTCCGCAGTCGCCGGGACGGCAGGGGCGAGGAAGAGGACCGCTGCGGCGACTACGCCGAGTGTGCGCGGAAGGTTCTTCCGGATTCTGTGGTGGGCATTGTGCATGGGTTCCATCCGTCTCGATGAGGGTGCTCTGCACGTTCCCAGTGAGCCGTTTGTCTCGCAAGCGGAGGCGGAGAAGTCACCCGGGTGAAGTTGTGCGCATCGAGTGTGGACGATGTCATCGCCGCTATTGGGGCCCGGATGGCGATGACGACGCATGGCGAGTTCCGGCATTCTCGCGATGTAGATGACGGTTCTTCATCTTCTTGGCGGGTCTTCTTCTGGACGCGCGGAAAGGAAGGGCCATCAGGCTGCGGTGCCGTTCGCGCAACGGGCCCTCTTTTTCTGGGTCGATAGCGCGCTGTCGGGCCGCATCTCGGTGAGGCGATCGTGCTCCCGGACAGTCGTCAGGGGGCATAAGGTCTGGGACATGCGGATCGCCCATGACCGAGCGCCTGTCATGGCGATAGTTCTCCTCGGCGCCGCTCCGCTGGCCTTCCTTCCTGGAGGTCTCTATCGGTTCGCTTTGCCCAAGCTCGCGGTGCTGGCGGTCGGTGCCTTGGTGGCTGCGTATGCCGCACCGCGGGGACGTCTGCCGCGCTCGGTTGTCACCGGGGCCGCAGTCGGGTGTGTCCTGTTCGTCACTGCCGCGCTCGCAGGAGCCGCTCCGCTCGCACAACTCGTGGGGCGCTGGCCGCGATACGAGGGCGTGCTCGGGCTCGTCGTATACCTGAGCGCCGTGTGGGCAGGTGCGCGAGTGCTCGGACCGCAGTCTCGTCCGCAGGACTTCGGTGTCGCGGTGCGCGTGGCCGCGGGCGTCGCCGTGATTCTCGCGGCCATCAGTGTCGCCGAACTGTGTGGGTTGCGACCGCTCGGCGGTGATGTGGCGCGGCCCGGCGCGCTGCTGGGCAATGCGACCGACCAAGGCATCGTCGGCGCCTGTCTGGCGGCGAACCTCGTCGGTCCCGCGTTGCGGAGGCAGGCGCGCCTCGGTCGCGCGGTCGCGACTTTGGGGCTGGCAGCGGCGCTCGTCACGGTGGTGGCCTCGGGGTCTCGGGCGGCGTTGCTCGGCGGTCTGATCGGTCTCGGCGTGGTGGGCTTGGCCCAACCGCGCGCCCATCGACGTCGCACACTGGCCGGTACGTGCGCGAGCGCCGCAGCGCTCGTTGCGCTGGCGCTCGTCGTTCCCGGAACGCGCAGCCGTGTGACGGGTGAGAGCCCGTTGGCGGTCACAACCATCACGAGTCGCCTCGAGCAGTGGTCCGCGACGGTGAGCTTGGTGCGCGACCACCTGTGGCTGGGCGTCGGACCGAGCGGGTTTGTCGAGGCGTTTCCAGCCTACCGACCGCTGTCATGGACGGTGACGCAGAATCCCGCAGGCGTGCTGGACTCGCCGCACAACTGGGTGTTGCAAGTCCTCGCGGCGGGTGGTGTGGCGCTGGCCCTGTGCTCGGTTGTCCTCGCCGCCGTGGTCGCATCGGCCGCACGGGCGTCGATCGTCGAAGCGGCCGACGGGGCCCGCCGAGAGTATCTGGTGGGCGGCGCGGCAGGGGCCGTGGTGGTCGCTGTGGCGGGGCTCACCCACTTCACCAGTCCAGGCATCGTCGCTGTGGTCGCAGCGCCCCTAGGCACCCTGGTCGCCGCGCGCCATGTGCGGGCACCCAATCCTCGCCCTGTCATTGTGTTCGTCCGTGGCGGGATGGCGCTCCTGGTCGCTGTCCTCGGGGTGGCGTGTGCGGCAGAGATTCCGCTCGCTCGCGGAGCCGCCGCTGCGGCCCGGGGCGACGTGGCGAACGCAGAACACGACTTCGCCGTTGCTGAACACCTTCGGCCGTGGGATGCCGACGTGCCGCTGATCGCCGCGCAGTCGTTCGTGCCTGAGACGGCCGCGGGGGACAAGTCGGCGGCGCAGGCCGCTGGGCGATGGTCCGCACGAGCGCTCGATCGTCTCCCGGGGTCGATCGAGGCCGGCAGCATCCACGTGCTGGCCTTGCTGGGCGTCGGTAAGCCTGAGGCGGCAGCGGATGAGGCGTCGGTCCTGGTGGTGGTTTCGACGACGGATCCATACCTGCGCTTGCTCTACGGGCTTGCGCTCGCGCGGTCCGGTGAGCCCACGCGAGCCATCGAGGAACTGCGGCTCGCCAGCCAGAATCCCTACCTGAGAGAGTTGGCGCAACGGGCGCTTGGTGTGGTGATGGGTTCGGGCAAGTGAGTGGGCGCTCGCGCCAGGCCCCACGAGTGTGGGTCGGCCGGGCCAACGGTGGTGGTGGCGCAGGGCACGATGGGGGAGTTGTCGGCGAGGTTGCTGGGGTGGGTGGTGAGGTGTCGCCGATGGCTCCGGGGCCGCCGAGGATGATGACGCGTCGCGGCCGGATCCGTTTGATCTCGACGATGACCTCGGGACTGGCGGTGTCGGCGCGGGTGAGGGCTGAGAGCGCGCGCTGCGCCGCGCTTGCGGCGCTATGGGGCTTCGCGTCGATCGCTGACGGCGTCGGGCGTGTGAGAGCGGCGGCGATCGTGTCGACGCAGCTCCCCGCCAAGATCGGGGCGAACCCGTGTCGCTATCGTTCCTCGCGGAGAGCCGAGAGCGTGCGTTGCGCCGCGCATCCGTCGCCGTAGGGCTCCGCGTCGGTCGGCGGGGGCGTCGGGCGTGCGAGCGCGGCGGTGATCGTGTCGATGTTGTTCGCGAGCACGTTCCAGCCGAGATCGACTGTCTCGGTCCACTCGGTCTCCGTTCGCACTGTGGTGCAGGGGACGCGGAGGAGGAATGCCTCCTTCTGAAGGCCGCCCGAGTCTGTGACGACCCCCGCGCTACGTAGCGCCGCCGCGATCAGGTCGGGGTAGGTCAGGGGTGGGTGGCAGCGCAATGCCCCCTGGTTGAGTGCGATGCCGTGCGCTGCGGCCTTCGCGAGAACGCGCGGATGGGCGAGGAGGATGACGGGACGGTCTGCGCGCGCGAGGGCCTCAATGATCATGGCCATCCGCTCGGGGTCGTCAGTGTTCTCGGCGCGGTGAATGGTCGCAACGTAATACTCACGGTCTTTGAGGTCGAGGTCGGGCAACAAGCGGGGCGCGCGGCTCGAGACGATGTCGCGCACCTGGATGAGGACGTCGCTCATCACGTCGCCGACGAGGACGGAACGCGGGGCAAGTCCCTCAGCCGCGAGATGGCTCATCGCCACAGCGGTCGGCGCAAGACATAGATCGGCCGCGTGGTCCGTCAGCACGCGGTTGTGCTCCTCTGGCATGCGCCGGTTGAAGGAGCGCAGCCCAGCCTCCAGGTGGGCCAAGGGCACGTGGAGTTTGACCGCGGCGATGGCTGCGGCGAGCGTGGAGTTCGTGTCACCGTAGGCGAGGAGCCAATCAGGCTCGTGCTCGACGAGCACGCTGTCGAGGGCGCCGAGGATCGCACCGGTCTGGACCCCGTGGCTGCCGGATCCGACTCCGAGATGCACATTCGGCTCAGGGATGCCGAGGTCGCGGAAGAACACGTCGGAGAGCATGGGGTCGTAGTGCTGACCAGTGTGGACGATGACGTGCTCGACGCCCGCTTCCTCCGCAGCCCTGGCGATCGGTGCGAGCTTGACGAACTGCGGGCGCGCACCGACGACGCTGAGGATTCTCACGGAGACCGATGCTATCGGCGCTGTGGATGTGTCGGCTCAGTTCGCCATGCCGTAGGTCGCCCGCAGGAGGGCGTGTGACGCAACTCGTCGCGGGCGACGCGTACTCAACAGACTCGGTTCCCGTACGTTTGCCCCCAATGAGGTCCGCGTCCGCGCCGGCTTCTGGCATCCGACGGAAGATGACTCCCTGTGCATAGGCTCCCGTCCCCTGCGCCGTTGGGGTACTCCGGCAGCCGAGCGCGGGTGGCGAGGACCGCGTTGGTGTTGCTGGTGTCGCCCTCTGTGTGGCTTCCCTGATGGCGCTCGGCGCGTTCCCGCGGTGGCCGCCTGCCGCATGAGACGGCATCGCGACATTCGCGTGGCCTCGCCGCAGATTCGGCTCTTCCGTCACGGGGAACGGCGACGGTCGAAGTCGAGTCGCACAAGGTGACTCAAGTCCCAGCGGAGCGCAGCGTTCCTGATGTTCGGCACGCCGCTCCGGGCAACGCTGGCGAGTCCGTGGGACTCGTGCTCGACGCGGTTGACGAGATCGGTGTCGCGATGGTCGGAACCTTCACGACCACGGCCGGCGTGACGCCGACGGACGCGATGCTCGCCGGTGTCGCCCGGATCGTTGGCTATCGCCTGGCGCAGT is a window from the Xylanimonas ulmi genome containing:
- a CDS encoding helix-turn-helix domain-containing protein; this encodes MLSVLAGEVTVAEAARRAKVSEQSVGNWKRQFLEAGKTGLVAGKSGPSTREQQLEAEVAELTQALGEAHLEVRVWKKSAEGRLGPSRTSR
- a CDS encoding transposase family protein, with translation MLDASVLVRAVFAGLDGLIVQDVEEGEGGLVLAVTTRGGPAGCPVCSQPSTRLHAWHERAPADLPVAGLRVVLRVRVRRLVCQSPHCPRRTFREQVPGVLERYQRRTARLTEALEAVVTELAGRASARLAPALGMRLRRETALRVLRRIELPALVVPRVLGVARQTLWQGPLLAGLTCEDSDRSWQDHQPFRWRRSPGSCCRS
- a CDS encoding IS256 family transposase, which codes for MIDQVTGEIIDERELAQQLLAQAKSQGVSLVGPGGLLASLTRQVLQTALEAEMTEHLGHEHGGVPAGTNMRNGTRAKTVLTEIGPVEIEVPRDREGTFEPVVVPKRKRRLDGIDALVLSLSARGLTTGEIAAHFDDVYGAKVSQDTIGRIAEKVSGEMAEWANRPLDRVFPVIFVDAIVVKVRDGQVRNTSFYVVMGVTTDGERDILGIWAGDGAEGARFWLQVLTEIKNRGVDDVLIAVCDGLKGLPDAITTVWERTIVQQCVVHLIRNSFRYAGRQHRDGIVKALKPVYTAPTEAAARERFAEFTQEWGGRYPAIVKLWENAWAEFVPFLAYDVEIRRVICTTNAIESINARYRRAVRARGHFPNEASALRCLYLVTRSLDPTGGGRARWMIRWKPALNAFAITFAGRLEPANN
- a CDS encoding IS256 family transposase — its product is MVAEAISEEQVHVTTTPQAPQLDKTLIAQLVGDAQASGLGIDGENGLLAQLTKLVLESALEGELTAHLGYEKHEKGASTDGNARNGTRAKTVLTKGGPVQVEVPRDRAGTFEPVVVAKRQRRLGSIEDIVLSLSARGMTHGDISAHLADVYGSEVSKTTISTITDKVLDEMAEWQSRPLDPVYPVVFVDCIHVKVRDGQVANRPIYVALAVTVDGNRDILGLWAGDGGEGAKYWQQVLTEIKNRGVQDLLMLVCDGLKGLPDSVSAVWPDTIVQTCVVHLMRASFRYAARQDWDAISRDLKPVYQAATVEGAEERFLEFSEKWGAKYPAIVRLWTNAWAEFVPFLQFDREIRRIVCTTNAIESVNARIRKAVRARGHFPNEQAALKCVYLAVMALDPTGRGRARWTQRWKGALNAFDITFDGRLTAGRR
- a CDS encoding cell wall-binding repeat-containing protein; the protein is MTTLPLRDGWIARNGVYSFIAGFPPLEGTYFVGFNRDSGYSLSTGVYYKAGSPQGTVKFAQASPLTLTEGQSATGIDFKASQCGVVTGSFTGLPVNNNARAVVFNDSDPDLVTRSTNFLVSASGAYSVTGLAPGSYDVALYYDGEEYFAGGANTAAEATNIVIPDTCGTVPGPALSGVKRQAGADRFATSAAISQATYTPGVPVAYIANGLTFPDALAGAAAAGHLGGPVLLTRTDSISAEISAELTRLKPTRIVVLGGTGAISDTVLNQLKSYATTITRQAGADRFATSAAISKATYSPGVPVAYIANGLTFPDALAGAAAAGHLGGPVLLTRTDSISADVATDLKRLKPTRIVVLGGTGAISDTVLNQLKSYATTVTRQAGADRFATSAAISQATYTKTNPNLNGVETLYIANGLDFPDALAGAAAAGHLDGPVLLTRTNTASPEVIAEIKRILPRRIIILGGTGAISDTLATQLSNLAENSPYAP
- a CDS encoding O-antigen ligase family protein, coding for MRIAHDRAPVMAIVLLGAAPLAFLPGGLYRFALPKLAVLAVGALVAAYAAPRGRLPRSVVTGAAVGCVLFVTAALAGAAPLAQLVGRWPRYEGVLGLVVYLSAVWAGARVLGPQSRPQDFGVAVRVAAGVAVILAAISVAELCGLRPLGGDVARPGALLGNATDQGIVGACLAANLVGPALRRQARLGRAVATLGLAAALVTVVASGSRAALLGGLIGLGVVGLAQPRAHRRRTLAGTCASAAALVALALVVPGTRSRVTGESPLAVTTITSRLEQWSATVSLVRDHLWLGVGPSGFVEAFPAYRPLSWTVTQNPAGVLDSPHNWVLQVLAAGGVALALCSVVLAAVVASAARASIVEAADGARREYLVGGAAGAVVVAVAGLTHFTSPGIVAVVAAPLGTLVAARHVRAPNPRPVIVFVRGGMALLVAVLGVACAAEIPLARGAAAAARGDVANAEHDFAVAEHLRPWDADVPLIAAQSFVPETAAGDKSAAQAAGRWSARALDRLPGSIEAGSIHVLALLGVGKPEAAADEASVLVVVSTTDPYLRLLYGLALARSGEPTRAIEELRLASQNPYLRELAQRALGVVMGSGK
- the wecB gene encoding non-hydrolyzing UDP-N-acetylglucosamine 2-epimerase translates to MRILSVVGARPQFVKLAPIARAAEEAGVEHVIVHTGQHYDPMLSDVFFRDLGIPEPNVHLGVGSGSHGVQTGAILGALDSVLVEHEPDWLLAYGDTNSTLAAAIAAVKLHVPLAHLEAGLRSFNRRMPEEHNRVLTDHAADLCLAPTAVAMSHLAAEGLAPRSVLVGDVMSDVLIQVRDIVSSRAPRLLPDLDLKDREYYVATIHRAENTDDPERMAMIIEALARADRPVILLAHPRVLAKAAAHGIALNQGALRCHPPLTYPDLIAAALRSAGVVTDSGGLQKEAFLLRVPCTTVRTETEWTETVDLGWNVLANNIDTITAALARPTPPPTDAEPYGDGCAAQRTLSALREER